A genomic segment from Bryobacteraceae bacterium encodes:
- a CDS encoding ATPase domain-containing protein, with protein sequence MKLTGFEPFDTSTGGLGCPGAYVACGLPSAGKTSFALSFLYRGLMAGETVALVTDQAPPRILDKARQLGFHFNDFVASKQLMIFEYPDQVASAVAKLEDHSRIVEEFHGLLGNRRVERVAFDPINPLLGLDPSPQARESRFGSVISCFGRLRACIFYVVEDPSGAAAAPAQSLHGVLAFHLAGKKRRHLAADLFAPARTSHLFAFEIREGAGLRGIAEEHEESEPIVERPVEAIRLSPPPARSAFNTDDFGDLNEPDRPATPTLNELRAAVSPPAPAYAPPPAPVPLNPSGGNGPRILLVEADTSRRVMLRAQLERNFVVIEASGVHDTLTLAAMGRPDAILLALDMPGVSGVELARSLREKGHNVLLVGLGDRRQLSERLSALAAGIDLCFSYSADPRVLRLTLLNLMQRLGRTPARDLNLEVARIARKPEEEVQRCTQDISKFSGRIARETLYSRENGLPFVLLAFRLPQVPEAIEQFAALAASQTSVSDLVYAGPSGVACLLAETASPQGFLTRLWEQWKGGFSPTVEELRFANQDAFLQRAREFVVTRAGSTQDRKPMALAAGAAFGGWKIAGGDR encoded by the coding sequence ATGAAACTGACTGGATTCGAGCCTTTCGATACCAGCACCGGAGGTCTGGGCTGTCCCGGCGCCTATGTCGCTTGTGGCTTGCCATCGGCCGGAAAGACGAGCTTTGCGCTCAGTTTCCTCTATCGCGGCCTGATGGCCGGGGAAACCGTGGCGCTCGTGACCGACCAGGCGCCGCCCCGGATTCTCGACAAAGCACGCCAGTTGGGTTTTCACTTCAACGACTTCGTCGCATCCAAACAACTGATGATCTTCGAGTATCCGGACCAGGTAGCCTCGGCCGTGGCCAAGCTCGAGGACCACTCGCGGATCGTCGAGGAGTTTCACGGACTACTCGGCAACCGGCGCGTGGAACGCGTGGCATTCGATCCGATCAACCCTCTTCTCGGCCTGGACCCTTCGCCGCAGGCGCGTGAAAGCCGGTTCGGCTCCGTGATTTCCTGTTTCGGGCGTCTTCGCGCGTGCATCTTCTATGTTGTCGAGGATCCGTCAGGCGCCGCGGCCGCCCCCGCACAGTCACTCCACGGTGTTCTGGCGTTTCACCTTGCCGGAAAGAAGCGCCGCCATCTCGCCGCCGACCTCTTCGCGCCGGCGCGGACCTCGCATCTGTTCGCTTTCGAGATTCGCGAAGGTGCTGGGCTGCGCGGCATCGCCGAGGAGCACGAGGAATCCGAACCGATCGTCGAACGTCCGGTCGAGGCGATCCGCCTGTCGCCTCCGCCCGCTCGGTCAGCTTTCAACACGGACGATTTTGGGGACCTCAATGAACCGGACCGTCCCGCCACCCCGACGTTGAACGAACTCCGAGCGGCCGTTTCCCCACCCGCGCCGGCGTACGCGCCTCCACCGGCGCCGGTCCCGCTGAACCCGTCCGGTGGAAACGGTCCGCGGATCCTTCTCGTGGAAGCCGACACTTCGCGCCGAGTCATGCTGCGCGCCCAGTTGGAGCGCAACTTCGTGGTGATAGAGGCATCCGGGGTTCACGACACGCTCACGTTGGCCGCGATGGGCCGTCCCGACGCGATCCTGCTCGCGCTCGACATGCCGGGGGTCAGCGGTGTGGAACTGGCCCGCTCGCTTCGCGAGAAGGGGCACAATGTGCTGCTGGTGGGACTGGGGGACCGGCGTCAACTGAGCGAGCGGTTGAGTGCGCTGGCCGCCGGCATCGACCTCTGCTTTTCCTACTCCGCAGACCCGCGCGTGCTGCGGCTAACCCTGCTCAACCTCATGCAACGGCTTGGCCGGACGCCGGCAAGAGACCTGAACCTGGAGGTCGCGCGCATCGCGAGGAAGCCCGAGGAGGAGGTCCAGCGGTGCACGCAGGATATCTCGAAGTTCAGCGGCCGCATCGCGCGTGAGACGCTCTATTCCCGGGAGAACGGTCTCCCTTTTGTCCTGCTGGCTTTCCGGCTGCCGCAAGTGCCGGAGGCAATCGAACAATTCGCCGCGCTGGCGGCGAGCCAAACTTCGGTGTCGGATCTCGTGTACGCGGGCCCGAGCGGCGTGGCGTGTCTGCTGGCCGAAACGGCTTCGCCACAAGGATTCCTGACGCGCCTGTGGGAGCAATGGAAGGGCGGCTTCTCTCCGACGGTGGAAGAGCTGCGTTTCGCCAACCAGGACGCCTTCCTGCAGCGGGCCCGGGAATTCGTCGTCACGCGGGCGGGATCCACGCAAGATCGGAAACCGATGGCCCTGGCAGCCGGGGCCGCGTTCGGTGGCTGGAAGATCGCGGGAGGAGACCGATGA
- a CDS encoding tetratricopeptide repeat protein translates to MTTRAIAVLFALLAGAAGAAAAESAGELSIRGLELYRRGNCSEAKPVFEKVLKLQPRNTAVQKLLESCNAGTKKRTRARRSAADAAAPSVKAPGQLVNRDDGKPSPSTRPAPRAKAPPVAPPVPDVAEPLTERQIAGARLFEAERAIKEKNIAEAERILAELVADKPELQIPRVRLAEIYSQTKRFELAAAQYGAVAELPGADASARLRQAQNLSWAKKLDDSASSYRQYLEAEPRDPAARVGLANVLFWGNRLRDAATAYGAYLELEPGDYEARINYARALLWSGSFAKALTEFQKLKTAAKPPDAASIDLAIAQCYEQLDQPERALATLETLSEKAPGNTDAVAARDRLLPFVLLRNAYKLQERGEYKAAIQAFEEYRKNNPDSREVLLQIARLHTWANETPDAIRTYREYLADRPDDADARRELARLQITLPDFEGARESFGAIVAAGNGTAEDYAGLVNSHLWEGHYDAARPFLERLIEIDPNHDAARNARRVISEKSRIEELETARLLAATGKFSDALEAYRTYTRGFGADREVELAMARLLAWDNQSGKAVQAYHEYLHRYPDDVPVRLEMADLERWNGKSDAATREYRDVLDRQPKNAQAVFGLAQIADQGGDDRFSVYRAYQNVLAFEPGNRTARGRMTEIAPQISPSVDFRQSTFRDSDQFNRSVSTIEAAIPFRGGLRLSSLLRYGYFNQFREVGGRLCGSGAASGPVDPAAAGLSETICESRGNLRGIGGGVGLEVEPNQSILFRAEFSAMQMSAPARNPAGWRLGSWNPMASAELVLRPGGGKRVVLAFRHRDAVYDVNTISSLYAGITGDTLEASFEMPVSERWNFWISGGAARFSGSRDTLFSNNLQRRITARANYNVTDWITAGYYVRASNFTRFSPLYFSPEFYGTTGMSWTWDKPLGPGVRFLGDVEIGYGRINRYDTGGVNNLELSIYPAIAWDVRPDLTLRLGYRFGRGRSSAFGSPVYSTGMLDLSLGTYFTPATPRPNLNRIEIR, encoded by the coding sequence ATGACCACGCGTGCAATCGCCGTATTGTTCGCATTGCTGGCCGGCGCGGCCGGGGCAGCCGCGGCCGAATCGGCGGGCGAACTGTCAATACGCGGACTGGAGCTGTACCGGCGGGGGAACTGCTCCGAAGCCAAACCCGTATTTGAGAAGGTTCTGAAGCTGCAGCCCAGAAACACGGCCGTGCAGAAATTGCTCGAGTCCTGCAATGCCGGCACGAAGAAACGAACCCGAGCGCGGCGCTCCGCCGCAGACGCCGCCGCGCCGAGCGTGAAGGCTCCGGGCCAACTCGTGAACCGTGACGACGGCAAGCCGTCGCCCTCCACGCGGCCCGCGCCACGAGCGAAGGCGCCTCCGGTAGCGCCACCCGTTCCGGACGTGGCTGAGCCACTGACTGAGCGCCAAATCGCCGGAGCGCGGCTGTTCGAGGCCGAGCGGGCGATCAAGGAAAAGAACATCGCCGAAGCGGAGCGGATCCTGGCGGAGCTGGTGGCCGACAAGCCGGAGTTGCAGATCCCCCGCGTACGCCTGGCTGAAATCTACAGCCAGACCAAGCGGTTCGAACTGGCCGCCGCGCAATACGGGGCCGTCGCTGAGCTGCCGGGCGCCGATGCATCGGCGCGCCTGCGCCAGGCGCAGAATCTCTCCTGGGCAAAAAAGCTGGACGACTCCGCCTCCAGCTACCGGCAGTATCTGGAGGCGGAACCGCGCGATCCCGCTGCTCGCGTGGGGCTTGCGAACGTCCTGTTCTGGGGCAACCGGCTGAGAGACGCGGCGACGGCCTACGGCGCCTACCTGGAACTCGAGCCGGGCGACTACGAGGCGCGCATCAACTATGCGCGCGCACTGCTGTGGTCGGGCTCCTTCGCCAAGGCGCTTACTGAGTTTCAGAAGTTAAAGACGGCTGCGAAACCGCCGGACGCCGCCAGCATCGACTTGGCAATCGCCCAATGTTACGAGCAACTGGACCAGCCCGAACGCGCCCTCGCCACGCTTGAGACCCTCTCCGAGAAGGCGCCCGGGAACACCGACGCCGTGGCCGCACGGGACCGCCTTCTGCCGTTCGTGCTGCTGCGAAACGCCTACAAGCTCCAGGAGCGCGGCGAGTACAAAGCCGCGATTCAGGCTTTTGAGGAGTATCGAAAGAACAATCCGGATTCCCGCGAGGTGCTGCTGCAAATCGCTCGTCTCCACACCTGGGCCAATGAAACGCCGGACGCCATCCGGACCTATCGCGAGTACCTGGCCGACAGGCCTGACGACGCCGATGCCCGGCGCGAACTGGCCCGCCTCCAGATCACGTTGCCGGACTTCGAAGGCGCCCGCGAATCGTTCGGGGCGATCGTGGCCGCCGGCAACGGCACCGCCGAGGACTACGCCGGCCTCGTGAACTCGCACCTCTGGGAAGGGCACTACGACGCCGCTCGGCCGTTTCTCGAGCGGCTCATCGAGATCGACCCGAATCACGACGCGGCCCGCAACGCCCGCCGCGTGATCTCGGAGAAGAGCCGCATTGAGGAGCTCGAAACGGCGCGCCTGCTAGCCGCGACCGGCAAGTTCTCCGACGCCTTGGAGGCCTACCGAACCTATACGCGAGGCTTCGGCGCGGACCGCGAGGTGGAACTTGCCATGGCCCGGCTCCTGGCTTGGGACAACCAGTCCGGAAAAGCCGTGCAAGCCTATCACGAATACCTGCACCGCTATCCGGACGACGTACCGGTGCGGTTGGAAATGGCCGACCTCGAGCGCTGGAACGGCAAGTCCGACGCGGCGACGCGGGAGTATCGGGACGTACTCGACCGGCAGCCGAAGAACGCCCAGGCGGTATTCGGCCTCGCACAGATCGCCGACCAGGGCGGCGACGACCGCTTCTCGGTTTACCGCGCGTATCAGAATGTGCTGGCTTTCGAGCCCGGCAACCGGACGGCGCGAGGCCGGATGACCGAGATCGCTCCGCAGATCTCGCCGTCGGTGGACTTCCGGCAGTCGACGTTTCGCGATTCGGATCAGTTCAACCGGAGCGTGAGCACCATCGAGGCGGCGATCCCGTTCCGCGGCGGACTGCGTCTTTCGTCCTTGCTCCGCTACGGTTACTTCAACCAGTTCCGCGAGGTGGGGGGAAGGCTGTGCGGTTCCGGCGCGGCATCGGGTCCGGTGGATCCGGCGGCGGCTGGCCTCTCGGAAACGATCTGCGAAAGCCGGGGCAATCTGCGCGGCATCGGCGGCGGCGTAGGCCTCGAAGTGGAACCGAACCAATCGATTCTGTTCCGAGCCGAGTTTAGCGCGATGCAAATGAGCGCACCGGCGCGCAATCCGGCGGGCTGGCGGCTGGGCTCCTGGAACCCGATGGCGTCGGCTGAACTGGTGCTGCGCCCGGGCGGCGGAAAGCGTGTGGTGCTGGCGTTCCGCCACCGCGACGCGGTCTACGACGTGAACACCATCTCCAGCCTCTACGCGGGCATCACTGGCGATACCCTCGAAGCAAGCTTCGAGATGCCTGTGTCGGAACGCTGGAACTTCTGGATTTCGGGCGGCGCGGCCCGCTTCTCCGGCAGCCGCGACACGTTGTTCTCGAACAACCTGCAGCGGCGGATCACGGCCCGCGCCAACTACAACGTCACGGATTGGATCACCGCCGGATACTACGTACGAGCGAGCAACTTCACCCGGTTTTCCCCGCTCTACTTCAGCCCTGAGTTCTACGGCACCACCGGCATGAGCTGGACGTGGGACAAGCCGCTCGGGCCGGGCGTGCGCTTTCTCGGGGATGTGGAGATCGGCTACGGCCGGATCAATCGCTATGACACGGGCGGCGTGAACAACCTCGAATTGTCGATCTACCCCGCGATTGCCTGGGATGTCCGGCCGGACCTCACGCTGCGGCTCGGGTATCGGTTTGGCCGCGGGCGTAGTTCCGCGTTCGGATCACCGGTGTATTCGACGGGCATGCTGGACCTCAGTCTTGGAACGTACTTCACGCCGGCCACGCCGCGGCCCAACTTGAATCGAATCGAGATTCGCTGA
- a CDS encoding glycosyltransferase gives MLRKALQIASIAGGLILIIGLVVAFYFDVYVSRLMVTDVFLRASSVIVFGFLVTMLIRYWILLALATLYQLENPPLDGELAHYPLVTMILPAHNEGPVIEASIRGAMNMDYPNFEVIVVDDGSTDDTFERASSLVPDYDGRLRAITQSNGGKSKALNNGIAAARGEFVLCTDADSRLEPQTLKEAIKHFSDPEVCAVAGNVKIANRLNILTRLQSLEYIEGLNLVRAAQAFLKKITVIPGPSGVFRKQVILDIGGYLSDTFAEDCDLTLRLMLAGKRIKYESRCVAWTEAPEQVAALFKQRYRWGRGILQAILKHRNALWQPFRDPLGWLMLWNMLFESVAMVAMDFCGILLFLLMALGGGVSSLVFLWWLELTLLDVLAALFCLTQEKEDLHLVAYAVLYRLFFIPFVDAMRFFASIDELFNVRMGWFTQQRMGRI, from the coding sequence ATGCTTCGCAAAGCGCTCCAGATCGCTTCCATCGCCGGCGGGTTGATTCTGATTATCGGCCTGGTAGTGGCGTTCTACTTCGACGTCTACGTCTCACGCCTGATGGTGACCGACGTATTCCTGCGCGCCTCGAGCGTGATCGTATTCGGTTTCCTGGTGACGATGCTGATCCGCTACTGGATCCTGCTGGCGCTGGCGACGCTGTATCAGCTCGAGAACCCCCCGCTCGACGGCGAACTGGCTCACTACCCGCTGGTCACGATGATCCTGCCGGCGCACAATGAAGGCCCCGTGATCGAAGCGTCCATTCGCGGCGCGATGAACATGGACTACCCGAACTTCGAGGTGATCGTGGTGGACGACGGATCCACCGACGACACCTTCGAGCGCGCCTCGAGCCTGGTGCCGGACTACGACGGGCGCCTCCGCGCGATCACCCAGTCCAACGGCGGGAAGTCGAAGGCGCTGAATAATGGCATCGCCGCCGCCCGGGGCGAATTCGTGCTCTGCACCGATGCCGACTCGCGGCTGGAGCCGCAGACGCTCAAGGAAGCCATCAAGCACTTCTCCGATCCGGAGGTGTGCGCCGTGGCGGGCAACGTCAAGATCGCCAACCGGCTGAACATCCTTACCCGGCTCCAGTCGCTCGAGTACATCGAAGGGCTGAACCTCGTCCGCGCGGCGCAGGCGTTCCTCAAGAAGATCACCGTGATCCCCGGGCCATCCGGTGTGTTCCGCAAGCAGGTGATCCTCGATATCGGCGGGTACCTGAGCGACACCTTCGCCGAGGACTGCGACCTTACGTTGCGCCTGATGCTCGCCGGCAAGCGGATCAAGTACGAGAGCCGCTGCGTGGCATGGACCGAAGCCCCGGAACAGGTGGCGGCGCTCTTCAAGCAGCGCTATCGCTGGGGCCGCGGGATTCTCCAGGCGATCCTCAAACATCGCAACGCGCTGTGGCAGCCGTTCCGCGATCCACTCGGGTGGCTGATGCTGTGGAACATGCTCTTCGAAAGCGTCGCGATGGTGGCGATGGACTTCTGCGGCATTCTTCTTTTTCTCCTGATGGCGCTCGGAGGCGGCGTATCGTCGCTGGTGTTCCTGTGGTGGCTCGAGCTGACGTTGCTCGACGTGCTGGCGGCCCTGTTCTGCCTCACCCAGGAGAAGGAGGACCTCCACTTGGTGGCCTACGCGGTTCTGTACCGATTGTTCTTTATTCCGTTCGTCGACGCGATGCGCTTCTTTGCGTCGATCGATGAGCTGTTCAACGTTCGCATGGGCTGGTTCACACAGCAGCGCATGGGAAGGATCTGA